ttttgcttcttctttataatttatacttttGTTGGTATCAAAACCTTAACTTTAAACTAATtcgaaaattgaaaattttgtacACCAATGATTCAagtgttaagtttttttaaaaaaaacttgaaataaaatgtttaattataGGATACAGTTCATAactgtaatttatattttcaaatgacctgtgtaaatttttaattttacttaatgctattgagaaaagaaaaaaaaaacacatttgctccatcaaatttctttttatagttATGTTTGACCTGGGTAAAAATGCATCATGGGTCTGCTATTGCTTGCTTTAGGCCACATAAGATATAATTAACTGAAAGGccacaaatacaaaataatctGTTTGATCTGATTGTTCAGTAGTCTTTTGTTATGCCTAATATCTCAGGTTCGAGTTAAAATTTAGtacttcttagttcttaccaCTAAAAACATATCGCACACAATTTTAAGTGGtctgttgtttgtttggtaatGGTTTTGCTTTCATCGTGACCATTTCTTGTGGTATTTATTTATGTACATTCTTATAAATAAACGTAAGAGTGTAATGTTTGATTTGGATAATTAGTGACATATTAAGAAATGAAAGTGTACTCTGAAAAGTAATGTCAATGAAATATGGGTCGAATATAAAGCGAATTCTCGTCGTTTTGTTGCTTATCAGCAACTAATATTGTATCCAAATCATATTGTTGAATGTTTACAATAGAAGCATCtagttttgatttcttgtaaATCAAATCCCCTCTTTGGAACGAATAAAAGGTATTAACGATCGAGATTGAATATACAAAGATTTGGACAATCCGACCAAAACCGATCCAATTGGTAGCTTAAGGCAGCCAGTAAGATAAGTTCAAAAACTGACAATAAACTGATACGAAATAGCTTAAAGCGTCAAAAATTTATCTATTCAAAGTAGTTCAGACGATATAAACTTCATAACACAAAAGAGCAGAACATCTGAGACACATATTTCAatctaaatgaaaataaaacattgaacTCATCGATAAGATTGTAATCATCAGGGCAAAAGGAAAATCTTTAACGATTGGCCTTTGCAACTCTTTcaatctcatccttcttcttgatggCATAGCTGCAAGACACAACAGTTTTATCATTAGCTTCCCtatacttaaattatttatgagaGCAAAATAACGAAGTCATTTGGAGTGTATTTACCTGTTGGAAGAGCCCTTGGCTGCGTTGATCAATTCATCAGCAAGGCACTCAGCAATAGTCTTGATGTTCCTGAAAGCAGCTTCACGAGCACCGGTGGTAATCAAGAAGATAGCCTGGTTAACACGTCTTAGAGGAGAGATATCAACAGCTTGTCTCCTAACAACACCAGCAGATCCAATTCTGGTAGCATCTTCACGTGGACCACTggaacaaacaacaatcaaaaacactaataataaaaacgaaatgTTCATAGTAGCAATGATATATTCCAGGGTAAAACATGCTGGCTGCTTTGCTAATTCTCAAGCTTAGCAAATACCTGTTGACGATGGCGTCAATGATGACCTGAATCGGGTTCATGTCAGACAAGAGGTGGATAATCTCCATGGCGTGCTTGACGATCCTAACTGCCATCAACTTCTTACCATTGTTCCTTCCGTGCATCATAAGAGAGTTAGTGAGCCTCTCAATAATGGGGCATTGAGCCTTCCTGAATCTCTTCACAGAGTATCTTCCAGCGGTGTGGGGAACAAAGGTTGCATGTTTAGCTGCCTCAACTCCAATGTAGTCAACAAGACTGATGTCTGCGACCTACAAGATTAGAAAACAAACCGCTACTTACAATCAATAAGAACCATACCTCATGAAATCAAAATAGTGACTAATCAGTGAAAGCGAATCTCATTTCCCCATCAAAACAAGAGCACAAGGTTAAACCAGTAATGCAAAAATATGAATCTAATAAGAAACGCAGGTAGTATCACGATAGTATCACGAATTGAATCTCATTTCCCCCAAtcaaaaaacaccaaaacaagagCACAATGTTAAAACCAGCAATGCAAAGATATGAGTATCACAACCAAAGAGAAGGATGCATCAAAGGGGCTAGAAATGATTTCAACCAAATCTAATACAGTAAGCTAAGATTGCAAATGATTGAATCCCTCTGAAGCTAAGAGAATCAATGAGAAAGGGTtccataaacaaaattttaagagAATGAGCTGAAGAAATTACCTGAACGTCGTCATAGGTCCAGCGGTTGAAAAGCTTGACCTCGTTGGTGAGCTGTTGCTGCATCTCAGCGTCAATTTCTGCTACGGCGGCCATGGCTGCAAGATGAAACAAAGTAATGAGCTAACTCCACAAATACGAAAGCAGAGTGCCGAGAGAGAGAATTTGGAGAAATAAGATCACCTGATATAGTGTAGCGTCGCgcgaatgagagagagagagagagacgacggCAGAGAAAACTAAAAAGCTTTAAGAGGACGAACGAAAAACCCTAATATCactcttttttatatactttggATAAATTAGTGACATATTAAGAAATGAAAGTGTACTCTGAAAAGTAATGTCAATGAAAATATGGGTTGAAATTAAAGCATCTTGTTCCAAATCATATTGTTGAATGTTTAAAATGATTGATAGGTAGAAGcattttgttcttcttgttttgatttcttgtaaATCAAATCCCCTCTTGGGAACGAATAATAGGTATTAACGATCGAGATTGAATTTACAGaagtatacaaaaatatgagaaaagaGATTAGGACAATCCGACCAAAACGATCCAATTGGTAGTCTTTAAGGTGGTCAGTAAAGATAAGTTTAAAAACTGACAATAAACTGATGCAAAATAGCTTAAAGCATCACAAATTTATCTATTCAAAGTAGTTCAGACGAAATAAActtcacaacacaaaagagCAAACATCTGAGACACATATTTCAatctaaatgaaaataaaacattgataAGATTGTAACTCTCAGGGCAAAAGGAATATCAACTCTTTcaatctcatccttcttcttgatggCATAGCTGCAAGACACACCAGTTTTATCATTAGCTGCGCTGtacttatataatatgttaacaaaataacGAAGTCATTTAGAGTTTATTTACCTGTTGGAAGAGCCCAATTGGCTGAGTTGATCACCGGTGGTAATCAACAGCTTGTCTCCTAACAACACCAGCAGATCCAATTCGGGTAGCTTTtctatcatttaaatttattatttagatgaaaaaatttaacaaaaaaaaaatcaaaaaaagtaGCCCCTTTTAATGAAAACTTTGCCTTTCTTGGTTAAATTTGAATTGCTAGTAATTATCTGCTAAAATCCACCAAATACTTGCTAAATTTTATTGCTTTGTTGTGGTAAATGTTGGTAAAAGAGGATTTCACCAAGAAATGTAAAAGTACGCTAATGAaatgttgttgttcttttaGGTTGAAACTCGAGGACGAAGTAGTAAAAATAGTTGATGTTAAAAGAGCACTGGATGAGCAATATGGGGGCGATAAACAGGTAGATCTGGTTTTCGGGTGTTGGCTCTTACCGGATAAGTCTTGAATGTTATCTGACTCTCTTTGGTTAAACAATACATAACTGAACATTTGGAATCACTACCATGCCTTGATTGAAGCTAATATTGCCCGAGTCGAGTCTTATGGTGGTTGGGACAGCCTCTACTTTGTTAATCCGGGCTTATATTATGCTTCTATCGAGGTCTGTTCCTTTCTCTATTAGTTAATCAGTGActtttaattaatcattttcatttctttcatcTGATAACTGATAAAATgtactttattttcttcttattatgcaataatagtaaataataacATGTAAAAACAGACTATTAACTAATATCAAAACAGACTATTCTGATAACGTCCTATGAATAAATCACGCATCCATGAACTACTAACTAATATCGATTACTTTTATTTTGACGTCGTTGGCATAGAAGCTTCTTCCTTTCCGAAAAATTAGTATTAGCTTTTTAAGTTATGATAACATCatagttttaattttctcctttttgtttgcttcttctttataatttatacttttGTTGGTATCAAAACCTTAACTTTAAACTAATtcgaaaattgaaaattttgtacACCAATGATTCAAGTgtcaagtttttttaaaaaaaacttgaaataaaatgtttaattgtAGGATACAGTTCATaactgtaaattatattttcaaaacctaaataacttttattttgttctctttaCAAATTACTAATGTAATCTACATATAACATAatcttgaaaatataaattatgattGACAATGAGATGATTTGCGAGGTGGTGGAGCAGATGCATGCACTTTGATCTTCTTATTGTGGGTAGTCGTGGCTTGGCAAGATCAAAAGTGTTGTATTTATTTACATTCTTATAAATAAACGTAAGTGTGTGTACGTAAGTGTTGTGTTTGATTTAGATAATTAGTGGCATATTAAAGAATTGAAAGTGTACTCTGAATGTTTACAATGATTACATCTTGtccttctaatttttttttttgctaagcaCATCTTGTCCTTCTAATTTTGATTTGGACAATCCGACCAAAACCGATCCATTTGGTGGTTTAAGGCAGTCAGTAAGATAAGTTCAAAAACTGACAATAAACTGATGCGAAATAGCTTATAGCATCAAAAATTTATCTATTCAAAGTAGTTCAGACGAAATAAACTTCATAACACAAAAGAGCAAAACATCTGAGACACATTTCAatctaaatgaaaataaaacattgaa
The Camelina sativa cultivar DH55 chromosome 15, Cs, whole genome shotgun sequence DNA segment above includes these coding regions:
- the LOC104745404 gene encoding 40S ribosomal protein S5-2 isoform X3, giving the protein MAAVAEIDAEMQQQLTNEVKLFNRWTYDDVQVADISLVDYIGVEAAKHATFVPHTAGRYSVKRFRKAQCPIIERLTNSLMMHGRNNGKKLMAVRIVKHAMEIIHLLSDMNPIQVIIDAIVNSGPREDATRIGSAGVVRRQAVDISPLRRVNQAIFLITTGAREAAFRNIKTIAECLADELINAAKGSSNSYAIKKKDEIERVAKANR